From the Apus apus isolate bApuApu2 chromosome 4, bApuApu2.pri.cur, whole genome shotgun sequence genome, one window contains:
- the THAP9 gene encoding DNA transposase THAP9 — protein MTRSCSALGCTARDTGRSRERGISFHQFPVDAAQRREWIRAVNRVDPRSRQAWKPGPGAILCSRHFAETDFERYGLRRKLRRGAVPSRFPQPEPPGPGRGSGAPARALKQPVPSQPAGVTAGDHNYSLHGQREAGSPRGTPEQQLPPAPAACPAHPGLAGVLRELVEKQRIAEETVCLLRAQFADLPCDLHSWRQMSEYSPEMRQFACILHLYHIKAYDYLRKIFPLPHPYSLTTQVFVHSLIHSECTSRNSCTRALVFLPLPHKDSGALVFLPLTYKDSGALVFLPLPHKDSGSWLSNNEATAGFSNAIFLRLQEKVERGEEAYWSCALMIQDMSLEKQQQWDPQTKCLTGYVNLGAGVLDADEAPLASEAIIIMAVGISSPWTAPLGYFLVNRTTGHFLAQLLRQTINKLNHVGIKVLAVTSGATAQGAETARALGIRIDPRRIQCTFQHPPGSAHSITYFFDTCHALQLVKNALQCFQKIKWLSDMVRWQHVVELAALQEQRVLKPPSPQSGRPVSEETYHLKINLATQLFSEGVADALEHLQELGLASFQDCKGTVKFVRLMSRLCDMFHGRGRYRRGLREPLLAGNHTKINRLFNEAKRCFTTLTDSMGRCIIKSKRKLGFFSFLLNAKSLKWLYTNHLSPEGTRSPHLLTCSFSLDPLELFLRALQEACGSSRSPTCTAFQAAYHKLLASYSLLPGSPHSHGSSLDLSLSRRRDLTLGSVRAQHLPAGGRTGGAECPCCAGFPWRSSALSEALTDMSLSARGMAWAAGLVAEQLASALPCQACLASLFQADESRPRCGSVLYIKKSGGVSLPSASVYHLTSVSEKVLNWYRKVGDSNKKPKLWHLYLAQEVCQELLGESPLFPTLTDHLLDGELCVNNHYTVLVKEITQRYLNIRTNPAKHLNLKHHCGKHRWKRLKGKTMVSVTTG, from the exons aTGACGCGGAGCTGCTCGGCGCTGGGCTGCACCGCCCGCGACACCGGGCGCAGCCGGGAGCGCGGCATCTCCTTCCACCA GTTCCCGGTGGACGCCGCGCAGCGCCGCGAGTGGATCCGCGCCGTCAACCGCGTGGACCCGCGGAGCCGTCAGGCCTGGAAGCCCGGCCCCGGGGCCATCCTGTGTTCCCGGCACTTCGCCGAGACCGATTTCGAGCGCTACGGCTTGCGGAGGAAGCTGCGGCGAGGGGCCGTGCCCTCCCGCTTCCCCCAGCCG GAGCCGCCGGGCCCCGGCCGCGGGAGCGGAGCCCCCGCCCGAGCTCTGAagcagcctgtccccagccagcccGCCGGGGTCACCGCCGGAGACCACAACTACAGCCTGCACGGGCAGCGGGAGGCAGGGTCCCCGCGGGGCACCCCCGAGCAGCAGCTGCCGCCGGCCCCCGCAGCCTGCCCCGCGCAcccggggctggcaggggtCCTGCgggagctggtggagaagcAGCGGATCGCTGAGGAAACCGTGTGTTTGCTGCGGGCCCAGTTTGCAG atttGCCTTGTGACTTGCACAGTTGGAGGCAGATGTCAGAATACTCACCAGAAATGAGGCAATTTGCTTGTATTCTCCACCTCTACCATATTAAGGCCTACGATTACCTACGGAAGATTTTCCCCCTCCCTCATCCTTACAGCCTGACAACGCAAGTTTTTGTTCATTCATTGATTCATTCTGAATGTACTTCCAGGAACTCATGC ACTAGAGCTTTGGTTTTTCTCCCCTTGCCCCACAAGGACTCTGGAGCTTtggtttttctccctttgaCCTACAAGGACTCTGGAGCTTTGGTTTTTCTCCCCTTGCCCCACAAGGACTCTGGGAG TTGGCTGTCTAATAATGAGGCTACTGCAGGCTTCAGCAATGCCATTTTTCTCCGCCTTCAGGAGAAGGTGGAGAGAGGGGAAGAGGCCTACTGGTCCTGTGCCCTGATGATACAAGACATGTccctggagaagcagcaacagTGGGACCCACAGACCAAGTGCCTGACAGGCTATGTTAACTTGGGAGCAGGTGTTCTTGATGCTGATGAAGCTCCCCTGGCCTCAGAAGCCATTATCATCATGGCAGTTGGCATCTCAAGCCCCTGGACAGCTCCACTGGGCTACTTCTTGGTGAACAGAACAACTGGCCACTTCCTTGCTCAGCTGCTTCGTCAGACCATCAATAAGCTGAACCACGTGGGCATCAAGGTGCTGGCTGTGACATCAGGTGCCACTGCGCAGGGTGCCGAGACTGCCAGAGCTCTGGGGATCAGGATAGACCCCAGAAGGATTCAGTGCACTTTCCAGCATCCACCTGGCTCTGCTCACAGCATCACGTACTTCTTTGACACTTgccatgcactccagctggtaAAGAATGCTCTGCAGTGCTTCCAGAAGATCAAGTGGCTCAGTGACATGGTGCGGTGGCAGCATGTGGTGGAGCTGGCGGctttgcaggagcagagggtgTTAAAGCCACCCAGTCCCCAGTCAGGCAGACCTGTGAGTGAGGAGACTTATCACCTGAAGATCAACCTTGCTACTCAGTTGTTCAGTGAGGGTGTTGCTGATGCgctggaacacctccaggagCTGGGCTTGGCCTCCTTCCAGGACTGCAAGGGTACTGTTAAGTTTGTTCGTTTGATGAGCCGTCTGTGTGACATGTTTCATGGCAGAGGTCGCTATAGAAGGGGACTGAGGGAGCCTTTGTTAGCTGGAAATCACACCAAAATAAACCGTCTCTTTAATGAGGCCAAAAGGTGCTTCACCACCTTAACAGACTCTATGGGGAGATGCATCATTAAGAGCAAACGCAAACTAGGCTTTTTTAGTTTCTTGCTCAATGCCAAAAGCCTCAAGTGGCTTTACACCAACCACCTGTCTCCAGAAGGCACTCGCTCCCCCCACCTCCTGACCTGTTCCTTCAGCCTTGACCCATTGGAGCTGTTCCTCAGGGCCCTCCAGGAagcctgtggcagcagcaggagccccaCCTGCACTGCCTTCCAGGCTGCTTATCACAAACTTCTGGCCAGCTACAGCCTGCTGCCGGGCTCCCCACACAGCCATGGAAGCTCCTTGGACCTATCCCTGTCTCGTAGGAGAGACCTGACCCTTGGCAGTGTTCGtgctcagcatctcccagctgGTGGGAGGACAGGAGGAGCAGAGTGCCCCTGCTGTGCAGGCTTTCCTTGGCGCAGCTCTGCGCTGAGCGAGGCGCTGACAGACATGTCACTGAGCGCACGGGGCATGGCCTGGGCTGCGGGCCTCGTTGCTGAGCAGTTGGCCTCTGCCTTGCCATGCCAGGCTTGTCTTGCTTCCCTCTTTCAGGCAGATGAGAGCAGGCCAAGGTGTGGGTCAGTGCTTTACATAAAAAAGTCGGGTGGAGTGAGTCTGCCCTCGGCGAGCGTCTACCACTTGACAAGCGTTTCGGAAAAGGTCCTAAACTGGTATCGCAAAGTAGGAGATAGCAACAAAAAGCCCAAGCTATGGCACTTGTATCTGGCACAGGAGGTCTGCCAAGAGCTTCTGGGAGAAAGTCCCCTCTTCCCCACCCTCACGGACCATTTACTTGATGGGGAGTTGTGTGTCAACAATCACTACACTGTCTTAGTCAAGGAAATAACACAACGTTACTTAAACATCAGAACAAACCCTGCCAAACACCTGAACTTGAAACACCATTGTGGAAAGCACAGATGGAAGAGactgaagggaaaaacaatGGTTTCTGTTACCACTGGCTAA